A stretch of Ligilactobacillus faecis DNA encodes these proteins:
- the accA gene encoding acetyl-CoA carboxylase carboxyltransferase subunit alpha, with the protein MVEKKNAHQIVLNARSDQKITTQTLIKNLFSEFFELHGDRVSGDDPAIITGVAYFLGQPVTVIATDKGISPAEKKARHFGSPTPAGYRKVLRVAKQAEKFKRPVLFFVNTAGAYPGKSAEEKGQGEALAECLLTLGQLKVPLMTVIFGEGGSGGALALACGDRVYMLENSCYSVLSPEGFAAILWKDRRLAPEATELMQLTPTALLKAQVIDGVIKEANDTQTLEAIRAILEKELPKLSALSQTELLEKRYARFRKF; encoded by the coding sequence ATGGTAGAAAAAAAGAATGCCCATCAGATCGTTTTAAACGCACGTTCTGATCAAAAGATCACGACGCAAACGTTGATAAAGAACCTATTTTCTGAATTTTTTGAACTCCATGGCGATCGTGTAAGTGGTGATGATCCGGCGATCATTACGGGGGTGGCCTATTTTTTAGGGCAGCCAGTAACAGTGATCGCAACGGATAAAGGCATTTCACCAGCTGAAAAAAAGGCCAGACATTTTGGCTCACCGACACCAGCTGGTTACCGTAAAGTTTTGCGAGTCGCCAAACAAGCGGAAAAGTTTAAGCGTCCTGTATTGTTTTTTGTGAATACAGCAGGAGCTTACCCAGGAAAAAGTGCAGAAGAAAAAGGGCAAGGCGAAGCTCTAGCAGAATGTTTACTAACATTAGGACAGTTAAAAGTCCCGCTGATGACAGTGATCTTTGGCGAAGGTGGTAGTGGGGGAGCTTTAGCGCTTGCTTGTGGTGATCGAGTCTATATGCTTGAAAATAGTTGTTATTCAGTTCTTTCACCTGAAGGTTTTGCAGCGATCTTATGGAAAGACCGTCGGTTAGCTCCTGAGGCAACGGAATTGATGCAACTAACGCCCACAGCTTTATTAAAAGCTCAGGTGATCGATGGTGTGATCAAAGAAGCAAATGATACTCAGACGCTTGAAGCGATCAGAGCGATCTTAGAAAAAGAATTACCAAAATTATCAGCCCTATCACAAACTGAATTATTGGAAAAACGCTATGCACGTTTTCGAAAATTTTGA
- a CDS encoding DNA/RNA non-specific endonuclease: protein MKQGKLFIVVITIVLIILVQPNVFDTVKHILFPRSFSEQISGKKYVTPDQDLNNSLAKKEFQGQRVIQVNNNVPTFTQKEMSLEKDHWKKFSDLDYLNRVGQAEALLSLRSLPSNNRGDISSVKPTGWKNKKIIFNGEQSYLYNRCHLIAFSLSGENDNPKNLFTGTRALNADFANEQQSMVYYEKEIANYIRTTNHHVLYRVTPIFNGIDLVVKGVRMEAKSVENNQIEFNIFIFNVQPGYKINYLDGTTVKEK, encoded by the coding sequence ATGAAGCAAGGAAAATTATTTATTGTTGTAATTACTATTGTTTTGATAATTTTGGTGCAGCCGAATGTCTTCGATACGGTTAAACATATTCTATTTCCTAGAAGTTTTTCTGAACAGATCTCAGGCAAAAAATATGTTACGCCTGATCAAGATTTAAATAATTCATTAGCAAAAAAAGAGTTTCAAGGTCAGCGAGTAATACAGGTTAATAATAATGTTCCCACGTTCACTCAAAAAGAAATGTCTCTAGAAAAAGATCACTGGAAAAAATTTTCGGATCTGGACTATCTAAATAGAGTTGGCCAAGCTGAGGCTTTACTTAGTTTAAGGTCTCTACCAAGCAACAATCGAGGTGATATAAGTTCAGTAAAACCAACAGGGTGGAAAAATAAAAAGATTATATTTAACGGTGAACAAAGTTATCTATACAATCGATGCCATTTGATCGCGTTTTCTCTGAGTGGAGAGAATGATAATCCTAAAAATTTATTTACAGGAACTCGCGCTTTAAATGCAGATTTTGCGAATGAACAACAGTCAATGGTTTATTACGAAAAAGAAATCGCTAATTATATTAGAACAACAAATCATCATGTTTTATATAGAGTGACACCAATTTTTAACGGCATTGATTTAGTAGTAAAAGGTGTACGAATGGAAGCGAAAAGTGTTGAGAATAATCAAATAGAATTCAATATTTTTATCTTTAATGTACAGCCGGGATACAAAATAAATTATTTAGATGGGACAACAGTAAAGGAGAAATAG
- the dinB gene encoding DNA polymerase IV, producing the protein MKKRKIIHVDMDCFYASIEMRDDPRLRDKPVVIAKDPRKTGGHGVVATANYQARSFGVHSAQNASEALRLCPDAVFISPDFPKYREVSRKIHEIFHEYADVVEPLALDEAYLDVTNDKKNLGSAVLTAHYLQQEIYEKTRLTCSTGISYNKFLAKLASDFCKPVGTTVIRESEAKAFLLPLPIEKFRGVGKKTAQKMHALGIKDGHDLYGKSQSYLRAHFGKAGFDLYQRVRGIDQRPVEVKERRSIGNERTYPRPLISEAQVDEQLALLADRLAKELNAKQKHGKTLVLKLRTTEFETVTRRVTKQDHFENEPTLLMYEAKQIFETLELSEISVRLLGLTMTSLAPLEFENIRLPL; encoded by the coding sequence TTGAAAAAGCGTAAGATCATCCATGTTGATATGGATTGCTTCTATGCTTCGATCGAGATGCGTGATGACCCGCGCTTGCGCGATAAGCCAGTTGTTATCGCCAAAGATCCTAGAAAGACTGGGGGGCATGGGGTCGTTGCCACGGCTAATTATCAAGCCCGTTCTTTTGGAGTGCATTCAGCGCAAAATGCAAGTGAGGCGTTGCGTCTTTGTCCTGATGCGGTCTTTATCAGTCCCGATTTTCCAAAATATCGGGAAGTTTCTCGTAAGATCCATGAGATCTTTCATGAATACGCCGATGTCGTTGAACCGTTAGCCTTAGATGAAGCTTATTTAGACGTTACAAATGATAAGAAAAATTTAGGCTCAGCAGTTTTAACAGCTCATTATTTACAACAAGAGATCTATGAAAAAACACGCTTAACTTGTTCGACTGGGATCTCGTATAATAAGTTTTTAGCTAAGCTAGCTTCTGATTTTTGTAAACCAGTCGGTACGACAGTGATCAGAGAAAGTGAAGCAAAAGCATTTTTATTGCCTTTACCGATCGAAAAATTTCGCGGTGTCGGTAAAAAAACAGCACAAAAAATGCATGCTTTAGGGATCAAAGATGGTCATGATCTTTATGGTAAGTCGCAAAGTTATTTGAGAGCTCACTTTGGCAAAGCCGGTTTTGACCTTTATCAACGAGTCCGCGGGATCGATCAGCGTCCAGTTGAAGTCAAAGAAAGGCGTTCGATCGGTAATGAAAGGACATATCCACGCCCACTTATCAGTGAAGCTCAAGTTGACGAGCAATTGGCGCTTTTAGCTGATCGTTTAGCTAAAGAATTGAATGCCAAACAAAAACATGGCAAGACTCTAGTTTTGAAATTACGGACGACAGAGTTTGAAACAGTGACGCGTCGTGTGACGAAACAAGATCATTTTGAAAATGAGCCAACGCTTTTAATGTATGAAGCTAAACAGATCTTTGAAACGTTAGAATTATCTGAGATCTCTGTCCGCTTGTTAGGTTTGACGATGACAAGTCTTGCTCCGCTTGAATTTGAAAATATCCGTTTACCTTTGTGA
- the zwf gene encoding glucose-6-phosphate dehydrogenase, with protein MKVVLKVIREEQRALFIIFGGTGDLAQRKLYPALFNLYKRGYLKKNFAVIGTARRPWTNDYYRDVIKCSIDGMFDSQAQATDFASHFYYRSHNVNDKQHYEELKALADKLDEKYDLGGNRIYYLAMSPRFFGTISQYLRSEGLVTERGYGRVIIEKPFGRDYQSAKELNDEISRYFDEDSTFRIDHYLGKEMVQNIMALRFDNGIWSALWNKEHIKNIQVTLSEALGVEERGGYYETAGALRDMVQNHILQIVSLLTMDRPKSASEKDIRQAKVETFKALKVYSPEEVYQNFVRGQYGEGEEQVAYREEDMIDPDSMTETFVAGKLEVQNKSMAGVPVYIRTGKRMTAKTTRVDIVFKNEAPLFGGGIEPENVLTINIDPDLGLDLRLNMKKVGQEFATKKTKIGYRLSKEQVAKIPEAYERLILNVLQGNAVNFTHWDELKYSWRFLDAIRNAWDEQDLPVDFFPNYACGTMGPQASAELLEKNGDHWIY; from the coding sequence ATGAAAGTGGTGCTGAAAGTGATAAGGGAAGAACAACGAGCGCTTTTTATTATTTTTGGTGGGACTGGTGATCTAGCTCAACGTAAGCTCTATCCTGCTTTGTTCAACTTATATAAGCGGGGTTATTTGAAGAAAAACTTCGCAGTGATCGGTACAGCTCGACGCCCATGGACAAATGATTATTATCGTGATGTGATCAAATGTTCGATCGATGGAATGTTTGATTCACAAGCTCAGGCAACTGACTTTGCGAGCCATTTTTACTACCGCTCACATAACGTCAACGATAAACAACATTATGAGGAATTAAAAGCTTTAGCCGATAAGTTAGATGAAAAATATGACTTAGGCGGGAATCGGATCTATTACTTGGCGATGTCGCCACGCTTCTTTGGCACGATCAGTCAATATTTACGGTCTGAAGGTCTTGTGACAGAACGCGGTTATGGTCGAGTGATCATTGAAAAACCGTTTGGACGTGACTATCAAAGTGCTAAAGAATTAAATGATGAGATCAGTCGATATTTTGATGAAGATTCGACTTTTAGGATCGATCATTATCTTGGAAAAGAAATGGTCCAAAATATTATGGCTTTGCGGTTTGATAATGGTATCTGGAGTGCTTTATGGAATAAAGAGCATATCAAAAATATTCAGGTGACATTGAGTGAAGCGCTAGGGGTCGAAGAGCGAGGCGGTTATTACGAAACTGCAGGAGCTTTACGAGATATGGTCCAAAATCACATTTTACAGATCGTTTCACTCTTAACGATGGATCGACCTAAGAGTGCTAGTGAAAAAGATATTCGTCAAGCCAAAGTTGAGACTTTCAAAGCATTGAAAGTTTATTCGCCAGAAGAAGTTTATCAAAATTTTGTACGCGGACAATATGGTGAAGGTGAAGAACAAGTCGCTTATCGTGAAGAAGATATGATCGACCCAGATTCGATGACTGAGACTTTTGTCGCAGGCAAACTTGAAGTCCAAAATAAGAGTATGGCTGGTGTACCTGTTTATATCCGCACTGGAAAACGAATGACAGCAAAGACGACTCGAGTCGATATCGTCTTTAAAAATGAAGCTCCGTTATTTGGCGGGGGCATTGAGCCAGAGAACGTTTTAACGATCAACATTGACCCTGATCTTGGACTTGATCTGCGCTTGAATATGAAAAAAGTTGGTCAGGAATTTGCAACGAAAAAAACTAAGATCGGTTATCGTCTTTCAAAAGAACAAGTCGCTAAGATCCCTGAAGCTTATGAACGTTTGATCTTAAATGTTTTACAAGGCAATGCAGTCAACTTTACCCATTGGGATGAATTAAAGTATTCTTGGAGATTTTTAGATGCGATCCGAAATGCTTGGGATGAGCAAGATCTTCCAGTTGACTTTTTCCCAAATTATGCTTGTGGTACGATGGGGCCACAAGCTTCAGCTGAACTTTTGGAAAAAAATGGTGATCATTGGATCTACTGA
- a CDS encoding primase C-terminal domain-containing protein, giving the protein MEKIYSLIVGSGLRDFKYFNSHLKPVGYSEENKGAIFGFRDKETLKLGRGVIMTSLEALTDSWGEYSHWTPNVYCYGKKQADGTVTGYSENNLRQINAFVIDIDDKETEWTEILLQGLDSGFMPTMILETVKGYQVYFVLDNPAFVTKHTNFKVVKVAKRISANLRRLYANQFNVDTGCNDFGIFRIPRKDNVLYFDENNCYSFDEWLQWSYKQEDSFSDKGAMKLIRPKNINRQIDEPWFDLLLHKGNIRGQKGMLGRNNAILTLALAYFSSGKTKENCEYNLYQFNDRLAVPLKFSEVQRIINSAYSGKYKAAQREYIVELLQTWVDDSLKENDLFSRRSGWYKFAKNRSERKYNHYAESENDLLAYLRKNCSVDKPYLSCTNKELMSELGISKTTFRVLRQRLVNKISVKTTRGRFGSTKITLIALVVIGLISKKREVKDDYISRISDLLDIDSTLKDSGAVQPRAKQTEFLNVNSS; this is encoded by the coding sequence ATGGAAAAAATATATAGTCTGATAGTCGGATCTGGCTTAAGAGATTTCAAGTATTTCAATAGTCATTTAAAACCAGTAGGCTATTCTGAAGAAAATAAAGGTGCCATATTTGGCTTTAGAGATAAAGAAACGCTCAAACTAGGGCGTGGAGTAATTATGACCTCGTTAGAAGCTTTAACGGATAGCTGGGGTGAATATAGTCATTGGACACCAAATGTGTACTGCTATGGAAAAAAACAAGCAGATGGCACAGTAACAGGCTACAGTGAGAACAATCTTCGTCAAATTAATGCTTTTGTGATTGATATTGACGATAAGGAAACAGAATGGACAGAGATCCTATTACAAGGACTCGATAGTGGTTTCATGCCTACAATGATCCTTGAAACTGTAAAAGGATATCAGGTCTATTTTGTGTTAGATAATCCAGCGTTTGTAACCAAACATACTAATTTTAAAGTAGTAAAGGTTGCCAAACGAATTTCAGCTAATCTAAGAAGACTTTATGCCAATCAATTCAATGTTGATACTGGTTGTAACGATTTTGGAATCTTCAGAATACCACGTAAAGATAACGTGTTGTATTTTGATGAGAATAACTGTTATTCATTTGATGAATGGTTACAGTGGTCTTATAAACAAGAAGATTCGTTTAGTGACAAGGGGGCCATGAAATTAATTCGGCCTAAAAATATAAATAGACAAATTGACGAACCGTGGTTTGATTTGTTGTTACATAAGGGCAATATTCGTGGTCAAAAAGGCATGCTTGGCCGCAATAACGCTATATTGACCTTGGCACTCGCATATTTTTCTTCAGGTAAAACTAAGGAAAATTGCGAATATAATTTGTACCAGTTCAATGATCGACTGGCAGTGCCGTTAAAATTTTCCGAGGTACAGCGAATTATTAATAGCGCATACTCCGGGAAATATAAGGCAGCTCAACGAGAATATATTGTTGAGCTGCTACAAACATGGGTTGATGATTCATTAAAAGAGAATGATCTCTTTTCAAGAAGAAGTGGCTGGTATAAATTTGCTAAAAATCGTTCAGAGCGTAAATATAACCATTACGCAGAATCAGAGAACGATCTATTAGCTTATTTACGCAAAAATTGTAGCGTGGACAAGCCTTATTTGAGCTGCACAAATAAAGAACTGATGTCTGAATTAGGTATCAGTAAAACTACGTTTAGAGTCTTACGACAAAGACTTGTAAATAAGATCAGTGTCAAAACGACGAGAGGTCGTTTTGGTAGCACAAAGATAACACTGATTGCGCTAGTTGTTATTGGCCTAATAAGTAAGAAGCGTGAAGTAAAAGATGATTATATTTCGAGAATCAGTGATCTTTTGGACATTGATTCAACTCTTAAAGATTCAGGTGCAGTACAACCACGGGCAAAACAGACAGAATTTTTGAACGTGAACTCTTCATAA
- a CDS encoding thioredoxin: protein MLKKFFLGVILLGICLTGLFGSNSYARQKNNQDNFTNLKESSNSNLVFYKKNCPYCEGAEKEILEYSRKTTIPTFFIDTRSNNGKTLVKKYNVRYASTIIKIREGKAEKYIYAEKQGGAYRAKQDVIKKVFGGENR, encoded by the coding sequence TTGCTGAAAAAATTTTTTCTAGGAGTAATTTTATTGGGAATCTGTTTAACTGGACTATTTGGAAGCAATAGTTATGCTAGGCAGAAAAATAATCAAGATAACTTTACCAATTTGAAGGAAAGTAGCAATAGTAATCTAGTATTTTACAAAAAGAACTGTCCATACTGCGAAGGGGCTGAAAAAGAGATCCTCGAATATTCAAGAAAAACAACTATCCCCACATTTTTTATTGACACCAGAAGTAATAATGGGAAAACTTTGGTCAAAAAATATAACGTGAGGTATGCTTCTACAATAATTAAAATCAGAGAAGGTAAAGCAGAAAAATATATTTATGCTGAAAAACAAGGAGGCGCATATCGAGCAAAACAAGATGTTATCAAGAAAGTTTTTGGAGGTGAGAATCGATGA
- a CDS encoding DHH family phosphoesterase, with protein MKVEEEILAQIQKYDTIIIHRHQRPDPDAYGSQCGLAAIIRATFPAKKVYQVGKNVKGLSWIATPQEITDDIYKDALVIVTDTANRPRVDDERYLNGKALIKIDHHPNDDPYGDICWVDPSASSTSEMITELVASLAGKLVLTAEAARMLYAGIVGDTGRFMYSATTPRTHRAAAQLMEYDFDASQVNRILDEVTPEVARLSAYVLENIEYTKHNAAYIVLDNETMEKFELEDAGTAQVVPLVGKISSVVCWTVIVQQKDETYRMRIRSKGPVINELAKEYAGGGHPLASGAVLEDLDQLPAYVEKLDQIAASVTEN; from the coding sequence ATGAAAGTTGAAGAAGAAATCTTAGCTCAGATCCAAAAATATGATACGATCATCATCCACCGCCACCAACGTCCTGATCCCGATGCTTACGGTTCCCAATGTGGGTTAGCAGCGATCATTAGAGCGACTTTTCCCGCCAAAAAAGTTTATCAAGTTGGGAAAAATGTCAAAGGTCTTAGTTGGATCGCAACTCCACAAGAGATCACAGATGATATTTATAAAGACGCCTTAGTGATCGTAACTGATACTGCTAATCGACCGCGCGTCGATGATGAACGTTATCTCAATGGAAAAGCTTTGATCAAGATCGATCATCACCCAAATGACGACCCTTACGGTGATATTTGTTGGGTCGATCCAAGTGCTTCAAGTACTTCAGAAATGATCACTGAGTTAGTGGCGAGTTTAGCTGGAAAACTTGTTTTAACGGCAGAGGCAGCCCGCATGTTGTATGCTGGGATCGTTGGCGATACAGGGCGGTTTATGTATAGTGCGACCACACCACGTACTCATCGCGCAGCCGCACAGTTGATGGAATATGACTTCGATGCAAGCCAAGTCAACCGGATCTTAGATGAGGTGACACCTGAAGTAGCACGACTTTCAGCTTATGTTTTAGAAAATATCGAATATACAAAGCACAATGCAGCATACATCGTTTTAGATAATGAAACGATGGAAAAATTTGAGCTTGAGGATGCAGGCACAGCTCAAGTCGTACCGTTAGTCGGTAAGATCTCTTCTGTTGTTTGTTGGACTGTGATCGTTCAGCAAAAAGATGAGACTTATCGGATGCGGATCAGATCAAAAGGACCAGTGATCAATGAACTGGCAAAAGAATATGCTGGTGGGGGACATCCACTTGCTAGTGGAGCGGTTTTAGAAGATCTAGACCAATTACCAGCCTACGTTGAAAAATTAGATCAGATCGCTGCGAGTGTAACAGAAAATTAA
- a CDS encoding DEAD/DEAH box helicase, giving the protein MKNFKEFNFKPFINEALAELGFTTPTEVQARLIPVIKKGKSVVGQSQTGSGKTHTFLLPIFEKIDPTLTEVQAVITTPSRELAYQIYEAAKQLAKHSPKEILVHNYVGGTDKKRQIEKLAHRQPQIVIGTPGRILDLMKSNALDVHNAHYLVVDEADMTLDLGFLKETDAIASALPKDLQMLVFSATIPQKLQPFLHKYMEAPVVEVVENKHVISKDIDNWLLSTKGRSKNQLIHQLLTLGEPYLALVFTNTKERADELTTYLRQQGLKVAKIHGGVQPRERKRIMREIQNLEYQYVVATDLAARGIDIEGVSHVINDDLPEDLEFFVHRVGRTGRNGMKGIAITLYVPSEEQEIEELEQMGVKFVPKALKNGEIVDSYDRNRRQKRRTRKESLDPKMIGMVKKAKKKRKPGYKNKIKRALKRDAQQKRKIARRQERKQQRERY; this is encoded by the coding sequence ATGAAAAATTTTAAAGAATTCAATTTTAAACCATTCATCAATGAAGCTTTAGCTGAGTTAGGCTTTACTACTCCGACTGAAGTTCAGGCACGTTTGATCCCTGTGATCAAAAAAGGAAAGAGCGTTGTTGGGCAATCCCAGACTGGGAGTGGAAAGACGCACACATTTTTACTTCCGATCTTTGAAAAGATCGATCCGACTTTAACTGAAGTGCAAGCAGTGATCACGACTCCAAGTCGCGAATTGGCATATCAGATCTATGAAGCAGCTAAGCAACTAGCAAAACATTCTCCAAAAGAGATCTTAGTGCATAACTATGTTGGGGGCACTGATAAAAAACGCCAAATTGAAAAATTAGCGCACCGTCAACCGCAGATCGTGATCGGGACGCCAGGACGGATCTTAGATCTGATGAAAAGTAACGCCTTAGATGTTCATAATGCTCATTACCTTGTCGTTGATGAAGCTGACATGACACTTGATCTAGGTTTCTTAAAAGAGACCGATGCGATCGCGTCAGCTTTACCAAAAGATCTGCAGATGTTAGTCTTTTCGGCAACGATCCCGCAAAAATTACAGCCATTCTTGCATAAATACATGGAAGCTCCTGTGGTCGAAGTCGTAGAAAACAAGCACGTGATCAGTAAAGATATCGATAACTGGTTGCTTTCCACTAAAGGACGTAGCAAAAATCAGTTGATCCATCAATTATTGACTTTAGGTGAACCATACTTAGCTTTAGTATTTACTAATACAAAAGAACGAGCTGACGAATTGACGACTTATTTACGGCAACAAGGGCTAAAAGTGGCTAAGATCCATGGTGGTGTTCAACCACGGGAAAGAAAACGGATCATGCGTGAGATCCAAAATCTAGAATATCAATATGTTGTAGCAACAGACTTGGCAGCTAGAGGAATCGATATCGAAGGGGTCTCCCATGTTATCAATGATGACTTACCAGAAGATCTAGAATTCTTTGTCCACCGTGTCGGACGGACTGGACGTAACGGGATGAAAGGGATCGCGATCACATTGTATGTCCCAAGCGAAGAACAAGAGATCGAAGAGTTAGAGCAAATGGGGGTCAAATTTGTACCTAAAGCTCTCAAAAATGGGGAGATCGTTGACTCTTACGACCGTAACCGGCGACAAAAGCGGAGAACGCGCAAAGAAAGTCTCGATCCAAAGATGATCGGGATGGTCAAAAAAGCTAAGAAAAAGCGCAAACCTGGTTATAAGAACAAGATCAAACGTGCCTTGAAACGCGATGCCCAACAAAAACGTAAGATCGCTCGGCGCCAAGAAAGAAAACAACAACGCGAACGTTATTAA
- the accD gene encoding acetyl-CoA carboxylase, carboxyltransferase subunit beta gives MRPFESKIQGKLPKADLQAAKKVPIGLWQACPKCGAEIFYKDLGVYDQCPKCFYGFRIKARKRLIWLVDEFEELDQEIQTTDPLAFPTYTEKLQKAQTLTQLNDSVLTGKARIATQTFFLGIMDPNFIMGSLGTVAGEKLTRLFERATKERRPVVVFTASGGARMQEGIYSLMQMAKISNAVARHAQAGLLYISVLTDPTTGGVTASFGMQGDLILAEPHATIGFAGKRVIEQTLKQKVPADLQSAETVLKNGFIDAIVKRSDQKQTLERLLRLHTEVEK, from the coding sequence ATGCGACCATTTGAAAGTAAAATACAAGGTAAGCTACCTAAAGCAGATCTACAGGCAGCAAAAAAAGTACCTATTGGTTTATGGCAAGCCTGCCCCAAATGCGGAGCAGAGATCTTTTATAAAGATCTTGGGGTTTATGATCAATGTCCTAAGTGCTTTTATGGTTTTCGGATCAAGGCTAGAAAACGGCTCATTTGGCTAGTCGATGAATTTGAAGAGTTGGATCAAGAAATCCAAACAACTGATCCGTTAGCTTTTCCGACTTATACAGAAAAATTACAGAAAGCCCAAACTCTTACACAGTTGAACGACTCTGTTCTGACTGGAAAAGCTAGGATCGCAACGCAGACCTTTTTCCTTGGGATCATGGATCCGAATTTTATCATGGGTTCATTAGGGACCGTGGCAGGTGAAAAACTCACGCGTTTATTTGAAAGAGCAACTAAAGAACGGCGGCCAGTCGTAGTTTTTACCGCTTCAGGTGGAGCGAGGATGCAAGAAGGGATCTATTCTTTGATGCAAATGGCAAAGATCTCAAATGCTGTGGCTAGGCATGCTCAGGCAGGGCTTTTATATATCTCAGTTTTAACAGATCCGACGACTGGTGGAGTGACAGCTAGTTTTGGGATGCAAGGCGATCTTATTTTAGCTGAGCCACATGCGACTATAGGTTTTGCAGGGAAACGGGTGATCGAACAAACGCTCAAACAAAAAGTTCCAGCAGACCTTCAAAGTGCAGAAACAGTATTAAAAAACGGATTTATCGATGCGATCGTCAAACGTTCAGACCAAAAGCAAACTTTAGAACGACTTTTACGCTTGCATACTGAGGTGGAAAAATAA
- a CDS encoding helix-turn-helix domain-containing protein, whose amino-acid sequence MTDKKKVEWKIVQGYYLLGGGQEELCYEFKVSKGHPDFELIKVDSVCWTFYQAEDILTPIPAIIRVDRVFSEQNAVRLKLQKEAKRGYPILPIIKLIEEFDMELLGYMYAAHSRFQRELNSLSGSGTSENDWSKVALPEGKFKVYCDVHRMYKSGKNISAIARDKGISRQTVRRYLKMNVHEFLEYLRGKSLKMYHHDILEHLYEDNTISSHRLYEIIRDNHKDFTIGRRQFERYVKQIRHKYKIDRS is encoded by the coding sequence ATGACTGACAAGAAAAAAGTAGAGTGGAAGATTGTTCAAGGGTATTATCTCTTAGGCGGGGGACAAGAGGAACTTTGCTATGAGTTTAAAGTATCTAAGGGACACCCTGACTTTGAATTAATTAAGGTTGATAGTGTTTGCTGGACTTTCTATCAAGCTGAAGACATCTTGACACCAATTCCGGCCATAATCAGGGTGGATAGGGTATTTTCAGAGCAAAATGCTGTACGATTGAAATTACAAAAAGAAGCAAAACGAGGCTATCCTATATTGCCAATAATTAAATTGATCGAAGAGTTTGACATGGAATTATTGGGCTATATGTATGCTGCACATAGTAGATTTCAACGAGAACTTAATAGCTTAAGCGGATCAGGAACAAGCGAAAATGATTGGTCTAAAGTGGCGTTGCCTGAAGGAAAGTTTAAGGTTTATTGCGATGTACACAGGATGTACAAAAGCGGTAAAAATATTAGTGCAATTGCTAGAGATAAAGGGATATCTAGACAGACAGTGCGACGTTATTTAAAGATGAACGTACATGAATTTTTAGAGTATCTAAGAGGAAAATCGTTAAAAATGTATCACCATGATATTTTGGAGCATTTGTATGAAGATAATACGATATCATCACACCGGCTATATGAAATTATTAGAGATAATCATAAAGATTTTACTATTGGACGTCGTCAGTTTGAACGCTATGTTAAACAAATCCGCCATAAATACAAAATTGATCGTAGCTAA